Genomic DNA from Paenibacillus sp. MBLB1832:
CTTGAGCTTGCGCCGAGAGATGTCGTGGCGCGTGCCATCGTTGATGAGATGGAGAACTGCAAATCCACCTTCGTTTACATTGATATTACGCATGAATCAGAAGAACTCATTAAGCATCGTTTTCCTACGATATACGAATTTTGTTTGAATTACGGACTCGACATGAGTACGGATTGGATTCCCGTCGCTCCTGCGGCTCACTACATGATGGGCGGCGTAAAAACCGACCTTCATGGGGAGACGCAAGTACGCCGCTTATTCGCCTGTGGTGAAGTGTCCTCTACGGGTGTACATGGCGCCAACCGCCTAGCGAGCAACTCACTATCGGAAGCGATCGTGTTTGGCCGCAGAATTATTGAACGGATTCAGGCACTGCCGCCGCTGAGCGGTGACATTCAGATTCGGGCAACGTCAGAAGCCCCGAGGACGGAGATTCCCAACCAAGCCGTCGTGGAGAAGAAGCTGAAGCTGCAGAAGGTCATGCTGCGCTACGCAGGACTCAAACGTTCGGCGAAGGGGTTGCAGAAAGGTTATGAAGAGCTGGCGAGACAACTTACGATCTTTGATTCGTTGATGACGAAACGCGAAGAGTATGAGTTCGCGAATCTGCTCAACGTAGCGCTTCTTACAACAACAGCCGCGTTAACTCGCGAGGAGAGCCGCGGAGGTCACTATCGCGAAGATTTTCCAGAGCGGAACGACTCCGTATGGAAGAAGCATATTGTTTTCAAGCGCGGGGAAGATAGGATTGAGGAGTGGATTTAACATGTACGAATTACATATGGATGTTATACAAAAGCAAATACGTCTATGGCTGGAAGAGGATATCGGTACTGGCGACGTAACGACCTTATCAACAATCCCTTTGGAGCATCAATCCAAGGGGATTATCCACGTCAAAGAAGATGGCATCGTTTGTGGGCTTCGCATCGCGCAGGAGGTTTTCGCTGTGATCGATGCTTCTCTTCGTTTTGAACCGAAAGTAGTGGAAGGATCGTCTGTTCATAAAGGGACCGTGATAGCTGAAGTAGAAGGCAGTACTAGGAGTATTTTACTCGGCGAGCGGTTGAGTCTTAATTTAATGCAGCGATTATCGGGCATTGCCACGAAAACGAATGAATTTGTAGTGGCGCTGGAAGGCTTGCCGACACGACTGGTAGACACACGTAAGACGACACCTGGACATCGTTTGCTCGAAAAATATGCCGTGCGCGTAGGCGGCGGTTTTAATCACCGTTTTGGCCTCTATGATGCGGTTATGATTAAGGATAATCATATCAAAGGGTCTGGCGGGATTACGCAAGCAGTTCAGGCGGCACGCCGCAATATTCCGCATACGATGAAGATCGAAGTGGAAGTGGAGAGCTTTGATCAGCTCCATGAAGCGCTTCAAGCAGGGGCTGATATTATCATGCTGGACAACATGGCGCCAGCCCAGATGAAAGAAGCGGTTTCGATAATTAAAAGCAAAGCACCGCATATTGTAGTAGAAGGGTCCGGTTCGGTCACTCCACAGACGATTAAGGCGATGGCTGAAACCGGCGTGGACGTAATCTCGGTTGGACGTCTTACTTACTCTGTGGC
This window encodes:
- the nadC gene encoding carboxylating nicotinate-nucleotide diphosphorylase, encoding MYELHMDVIQKQIRLWLEEDIGTGDVTTLSTIPLEHQSKGIIHVKEDGIVCGLRIAQEVFAVIDASLRFEPKVVEGSSVHKGTVIAEVEGSTRSILLGERLSLNLMQRLSGIATKTNEFVVALEGLPTRLVDTRKTTPGHRLLEKYAVRVGGGFNHRFGLYDAVMIKDNHIKGSGGITQAVQAARRNIPHTMKIEVEVESFDQLHEALQAGADIIMLDNMAPAQMKEAVSIIKSKAPHIVVEGSGSVTPQTIKAMAETGVDVISVGRLTYSVAALDISLDLNERKGTVQ